In one Lolium rigidum isolate FL_2022 chromosome 3, APGP_CSIRO_Lrig_0.1, whole genome shotgun sequence genomic region, the following are encoded:
- the LOC124700377 gene encoding ATP-dependent DNA helicase DDM1-like — translation MGMPPATPRELSRGSSIVKAVKEECQPLHSVKQENVDDPLNASSSPSDLGAKNDDASFVKEMKKEEEEKLCEAKRMEEVVGLASDPMARFNKLDELLKQTQLYAEYILEKVLEESSNYSPGYDATLTEEEMREKEQAKIAPLVTGAKLKPYQIEGVKWLISHWQIGVNGILADEMRLGKTIQSIAFLAHLKGNGLHGPYMIIAPATTLTNWVDEISRLAPSLTCLIYYGHKVAREEIMTKFMAKTIGSDFPIIVTSYEMAIADAKLLAHYKWKYVVFDEVMEKQGHQLKDLECELLLDLRRLPKDSSLLLTTTPFQNNPAELWPLLNFVLPDIFSSHQELELWVDSTGERGEEQLEETIVNRRALVFSKLCAILDPFLLKQTEKTAENMPPRMKGAMCPNNKTVKNKDAVNLSKDHAIRDAARSGGQRSQEAAAEAAYENDGEGSLNLPSTQLGPEVNHKAKRPRTDDAVLSLLGEIKSTFQASFKPAEPVQVPKATSPREILEALKQIPDLSSADFLTAYSSLIRDDRQFESLMVLPVSMRKDWLLMETGKK, via the exons ATGGGGATGCCTCCCGCGACACCGAGGGAATTAAGCAGGGGGAGTAGCATTGTCAAGGCGGTGAAGGAAGAATGTCAGCCATTGCACTCCGTTAAGCAGGAGAATGTTGATGATCCTTTGAATGCCAGCTCATCTCCATCTGACCTTGGTGCCAAGAATGATGATGCATCCTTTGTCAAAGAGATgaagaaagaggaggaagaaaagttATGTGAGGCCAAACGGATGGAAGAAGTTGTGGGACTTGCTTCTGATCCTATGGCACGGTTTAACAAGCTTGATGAGCTGCTGAAACAGACACAGCTCTATGCAGAATATATACTTGAGAAGGTGCTTGAAGAATCTAGCAATTATAGCCCTGGTTATGATGCTACTCTCACAGAAGAAGAAATGCGGGAAAAGGAGCAGGCCAAGATTGCTCCGTTAGTGACGGGTGCGAAGTTGAAGCCTTACCAGATAGAGGGTGTGAAGTGGCTAATATCGCATTGGCAGATTGGGGTTAATGGGATACTGGCAGATGAAATGAGACTTGGGAAAACAATCCAGTCAATTGCGTTTCTTGCTCATCTCAAAGGGAATGGTCTGCATGGTCCATACATGATAATTGCTCCTGCAACCACTCTAACGAACTGGGTGGATGAGATCTCAAG GCTTGCTCCATCTTTGACGTGTCTGATTTACTATGGACATAAAGTGGCCCGAGAAGAGATTATGACAAAGTTCATGGCCAAAACTATTGGCTCTGATTTTCCTATAATAGTTACTTCATATGAGATGGCCATCGCAGATGCAAAACTTCTTGCTCATTACAAGTGGAAGTATGTTGTGTTTGATGAGGTGATGGAAAAG CAGGGCCATCAGTTGAAAGACTTGGAATGCGAATTGTTGTTGGATTTAAGGCGGCTGCCGAAGGATAGTAGTCTCCTTTTGACCACGACACCATTTCAAAATAACCCAGCAGAGCTGTGGCCACTTCTGAACTTTGTTTTGCCTGATATATTCTCATCTCATCAGGAACTGGAGTTATG GGTTGATTCTACTGGGGAAAGAGGTGAGGAACAACTAGAAGAAACTATCGTCAATAGAAGGGCCCTTGTTTTTTCAAAGCTTTGTGCTATTTTGGATCCGTTCCTTCTAAAGCAGACAGAGAAGACTGCTGAAAATATGCCTCCACGAATGAAAGGTGCTATGTGCCCCAACAACAAAACTGTTAAGAACAAGGATGCAGTTAACCTCTCGAAAGATCATGCAATAAGAGATGCTGCGAGGTCTGGCGGTCAGCGTTCTCAAGAGGCAGCAGCAGAGGCTGCTTATGAAAACGATGGTGAAGGTAGTCTTAATCTGCCATCCACTCAACTGGGGCCAGAAGTTAATCATAAGGCTAAGCGGCCACGAACCGATGATGCAGTTCTGTCCCTGCTTGGAGAAATCAAAAGCACATTTCAAGCTTCTTTCAAGCCAGCTGAGCCTGTGCAAGTGCCAAAGGCAACTTCCCCTCGAGAAATCTTAGAGGCACTCAAACAGATACCTGACTTGTCCAGTGCTGATTTTCTGACGGCCTATAGTAGTCTGATCCGTGATGATCGCCAGTTTGAATCTCTTATGGTGCTCCCAGTGAGCATGAGGAAGGACTGGCTGCTCATGGAAACTGGAAAGAAGTGA
- the LOC124704120 gene encoding monoacylglycerol lipase-like — protein sequence MARSMQAAEAAGRISALLSLLALRRILAVLQPLALLLLLPLRWRAAQRHGHGDASSAGTADGPSSSAASSGKKGKASAVVLRVPAGSPMATARRQALARREAAVRRAREAGREYELIPTARGETLFTQCWWPHGSSSAAVKPRAIVVVMHGLNEHSGRYDYLAKRLNDMDVKVYGMDWTGHGGSDGLHGYVQSLDHAVQDMKMYLKKVSAENPGVPCFCFGHSTGGGIILKAVLDPEVNALVNGIVLTSPAVRIQPAHPIVEALAPIFALIAPRYQFAGSSKNGPAVSRDQEALKVKYSDPLVFTGSIRVRTGYEILRLTSYLQQHLHRITVPLLVLHGADDMVTDPAGSKSLHREASTPDKSIRLYDGLLHDLLIEPEKEVVLGDIVDWLRPRI from the exons ATGGCCAGGAGCAtgcaggcggcggaggcggcgggcaggATAAGCGCGCTGCTCTCGCTGCTCGCGCTGCGCCGGATCCTCGCCGTCCTGCAGCCCCTcgcgctgctcctgctcctgccccTCCGATGGCGCGCCGCGCAGCGCCACGGGCATGGGGACGCCTCGTCGGCAGGTACGGCAGACGGACCGTCCTCCTCCGCGGCCAGCAGCGGGAAGAAGGGCAAGGCGTCGGCGGTCGTGCTAAGggtgccggccgggtcgcccatgGCCACCGCGCGGCGGCAGGCGCTGGCGAGGCGCGAGGCCGCCGTGCGGCGCGCGAGGGAGGCCGGGAGGGAGTACGAGCTCATCCCCACCGCGCGCGGCGAGACGCTCTTCACGCAGTGCTGGTGGCCGCacggctcctcctccgccgccgtcaaGCCCAG GGCGATTGTTGTGGTCATGCACGGGTTGAACGAGCACAG TGGGAGGTACGATTACTTGGCGAAGCGGTTGAACGACATGGATGTCAAGGTTTACGGCATGGACTGGACCG GCCACGGTGGAAGTGATGGTCTACATGGATACGTGCAGTCTCTTGACCATGCCGTCCAAGACATG AAAATGTATCTGAAGAAAGTCTCGGCGGAGAACCCTGGTGTCCCATGCTTCTGCTTCGGGCACTCAACTGGCGGAGGCATCATTCTCAAGGCTGTGCTTGATCCGGAGGTTAATGCTCTTGTTAACGGCATCGTCCTGACATCACCGGCTGTTCGTATCCAGCCCGCCCACCCCATCGTAGAG GCACTGGCCCCAATTTTTGCACTGATCGCGCCGAGGTACCAGTTCGCGGGCTCGAGCAAGAACGGGCCGGCGGTGTCGCGCGACCAAGAAGCCTTGAAAGTGAAGTACTCGGACCCGCTGGTGTTCACCGGCTCCATCCGTGTCAGGACGGGGTACGAGATCCTCCGGCTGACGTCGTACCTGCAGCAGCACCTCCACCGGATCACCGTGCCGCTGCTGGTGCTGCACGGCGCCGACGACATGGTGACCGACCCCGCCGGCTCGAAGAGCCTGCACCGGGAGGCCTCGACGCCGGACAAGTCCATCCGGCTCTACGACGGGCTGCTCCACGACCTCCTCATCGAGCCCGAGAAGGAGGTGGTCCTCGGCGACATCGTCGACTGGCTGCGCCCCAGGATCTGA